A single region of the Insulibacter thermoxylanivorax genome encodes:
- a CDS encoding metal ABC transporter ATP-binding protein codes for MKVLDAANLSSAYRKTTVLYDVNFTVQAGTLTGIVGPNGAGKSTLIKTLLDLHPRLTGEVRFFGTDLTKVKKRIGYVPQRGSVDWDFPTNALDVVMMGLYGQIGWFRLPRRERKRKALEALAKMGMEEYADRQISQLSGGQQQRVFLARALVQDADLYFMDEPLAGVDAATERAIMAILRELKEKGKTVLVVHHDLQTVDQYFDHVLLLNRTVIEHGRTEDVFTRENIARTYGGTLRWMEGEAYHAHPVV; via the coding sequence ATGAAGGTACTGGATGCGGCGAATCTATCGAGTGCATATCGCAAGACGACGGTGTTATATGATGTCAATTTCACGGTGCAGGCAGGGACGCTGACCGGTATCGTCGGTCCGAACGGCGCGGGCAAGTCGACCTTGATCAAGACCCTGCTGGATCTGCATCCGCGTCTGACGGGGGAAGTGCGTTTCTTCGGCACCGACCTGACCAAGGTGAAGAAGCGAATCGGCTATGTGCCGCAGCGCGGGTCGGTGGACTGGGATTTTCCTACGAATGCCCTGGATGTCGTGATGATGGGGCTGTACGGGCAGATCGGCTGGTTCCGGCTGCCGCGCAGAGAGCGCAAAAGAAAAGCCCTTGAAGCCTTAGCCAAGATGGGCATGGAAGAATATGCAGACCGGCAGATCAGCCAATTATCCGGCGGGCAGCAGCAGCGTGTCTTCTTGGCTAGAGCTTTAGTGCAAGATGCCGATCTGTATTTCATGGATGAGCCGCTGGCCGGCGTAGATGCCGCCACCGAACGCGCGATTATGGCAATTCTCCGTGAATTAAAGGAGAAGGGGAAGACCGTCTTGGTCGTACACCATGATCTGCAGACGGTCGATCAATACTTCGACCATGTCCTCCTGTTGAATCGAACGGTGATTGAGCACGGAAGAACGGAGGACGTGTTCACCAGAGAGAACATCGCCCGGACCTACGGAGGGACACTGCGCTGGATGGAAGGAGAGGCTTACCATGCCCATCCTGTTGTCTAG
- a CDS encoding metal ABC transporter solute-binding protein, Zn/Mn family, which produces MKMRLSKKIARLKLTAIVVIASVLFAACSNAVGQGDSGRSEDVIRVVTTIAQIGEPLMVIGGDRVEVISLMGPGVDPHLYNASQGDIKKLQNADVVFYNGLNLEGNMTEVFEQIGKTRPVLAMAETIPAERLLTDEDGAVDPHIWFDIDLWQMALEEAVEELKKLSPDDAELFEENKQAYFAKLAELREEAAKLKSIPPDQRVLVTAHDAFGYFGRMHDMEVVGLQGLSTEDEIGLSDIQSIIELLVERQIPAVFVESTISEDTIRSVIDGATQRGTEVKLGGELFSDAMGEAGTEEGTYIGMYRHNVNTIYQALTRDE; this is translated from the coding sequence ATGAAGATGAGATTAAGCAAGAAAATAGCAAGATTAAAACTGACTGCCATCGTGGTCATCGCATCGGTGTTATTCGCTGCTTGCAGCAATGCCGTTGGTCAAGGAGACAGTGGGCGTTCGGAAGATGTGATCCGCGTTGTCACGACGATCGCCCAGATCGGTGAACCGCTTATGGTCATCGGCGGTGACCGGGTCGAGGTGATCAGCTTGATGGGGCCCGGCGTCGATCCGCACTTGTACAATGCGTCCCAAGGTGACATTAAGAAGCTGCAAAACGCGGATGTGGTTTTCTATAACGGACTTAATCTGGAAGGGAATATGACAGAGGTTTTTGAACAGATCGGCAAGACCCGGCCGGTCTTGGCTATGGCGGAGACTATCCCCGCAGAACGTCTGCTCACCGATGAAGACGGAGCCGTTGATCCTCATATCTGGTTCGATATCGATCTGTGGCAGATGGCATTGGAGGAAGCAGTAGAGGAACTTAAGAAGTTGTCGCCGGATGATGCGGAATTATTTGAAGAGAATAAGCAAGCCTATTTTGCCAAGTTGGCAGAGCTTCGCGAAGAAGCTGCCAAACTAAAGAGCATACCGCCTGATCAACGGGTACTCGTGACTGCGCATGATGCCTTCGGTTACTTCGGGCGCATGCACGACATGGAGGTCGTCGGTCTGCAGGGACTGAGTACAGAGGATGAGATCGGACTCTCGGATATTCAGAGCATCATCGAACTGCTCGTCGAGCGGCAAATCCCGGCCGTGTTTGTGGAGAGTACGATTTCAGAGGATACGATACGTTCCGTTATTGACGGAGCGACCCAGCGCGGGACCGAGGTCAAGCTGGGCGGGGAGCTGTTCTCGGATGCGATGGGCGAAGCAGGAACGGAGGAAGGAACGTATATCGGCATGTATCGGCACAACGTGAATACGATCTATCAAGCATTGACAAGGGATGAGTGA
- a CDS encoding LysM peptidoglycan-binding domain-containing protein, translating to MRAIGRRFGIPWQQLAETNRLANPRLIFPGQTLEIR from the coding sequence TTGCGGGCCATCGGACGCCGTTTCGGGATTCCATGGCAGCAGCTTGCTGAAACGAATCGGCTTGCGAATCCTCGCCTGATCTTCCCGGGACAAACCTTGGAGATTCGCTGA
- the ilvD gene encoding dihydroxy-acid dehydratase, giving the protein MTKEHHDLRIHSHVVSDGLHRAPNRAMLRAVGFSDEDFSKPQIGIASTWSDVTPCNMHIDQLADEVRKGVSEGGGVPLTFGTITVSDAISMGHEGMRFSLPSRDIIADSIETVVSAERMDGVVAIGGCDKNMPGCLIAIGRLNLPAVFVYGGTIAPGNLKGQDIDIVSVFEAVGEYNRRAIDGEQLYHIECHACPGAGSCGGMYTANTMAAAIEALGMSPPGSSSNPAVSEAKRRDCQEAGKMVVELLRKGIFPRQIMTKRAFENAITVVMALGGSTNAILHLLAMAHAVEVELTLDDFEKVRAKVPVLADMKPSGRYVMQDLHVAGGVPAVMRLLLQAGMLHGDCLTITGKTLAENLADWPDLKEGQQVIRPLDNPYRETGHLVILRGNLAPEGAVVKMSGIQAERFQGPARVFDTEEAATDALMKDEIKPGDVIIIRYAGPKGGPGMPEMLAITAIVIGKGLNGKVALLTDGRFSGGSHGFVVGHISPEAQVGGPIALVQDGDLVTVDSVMQEIQLHVSDEELERRRRSWQAPPLRYQKGVLYKYAKLVSSASQGAVTDL; this is encoded by the coding sequence GTGACGAAGGAGCATCACGATCTCAGGATTCACAGCCATGTAGTAAGCGACGGATTGCATCGGGCACCGAACCGGGCGATGCTGCGCGCAGTCGGCTTCAGCGATGAGGATTTCTCGAAGCCGCAGATCGGTATCGCCAGTACGTGGAGCGATGTTACGCCTTGCAATATGCATATTGATCAATTGGCTGATGAAGTGAGGAAGGGCGTAAGCGAAGGGGGAGGAGTGCCGCTTACCTTCGGCACCATCACCGTATCCGATGCGATCTCGATGGGGCATGAGGGCATGCGTTTCTCACTGCCGAGCCGGGATATCATCGCCGATTCGATCGAAACGGTGGTCAGTGCGGAACGCATGGACGGGGTTGTCGCAATCGGCGGCTGCGATAAGAATATGCCCGGCTGCTTGATCGCGATCGGCCGATTGAACCTTCCTGCAGTCTTCGTATACGGGGGGACGATTGCCCCCGGTAACCTCAAGGGACAAGATATCGATATCGTCAGCGTCTTCGAAGCCGTCGGGGAATATAATCGTCGGGCAATTGACGGCGAACAACTGTATCATATCGAGTGCCATGCATGTCCCGGTGCGGGGTCCTGCGGCGGCATGTACACGGCCAATACGATGGCTGCTGCCATCGAAGCCCTCGGCATGAGTCCTCCCGGAAGTTCATCTAATCCCGCTGTTTCAGAGGCGAAGAGACGTGATTGTCAGGAAGCCGGGAAGATGGTCGTGGAACTGCTGCGCAAAGGCATCTTCCCGCGGCAGATCATGACGAAACGGGCCTTTGAAAATGCGATTACCGTCGTGATGGCACTTGGCGGTTCGACCAATGCGATCCTCCATCTTCTGGCGATGGCACATGCGGTGGAAGTAGAACTGACGCTGGATGATTTTGAGAAGGTGCGGGCTAAGGTTCCTGTATTGGCGGATATGAAGCCCAGCGGCCGTTATGTGATGCAGGACTTGCATGTAGCCGGCGGTGTGCCGGCGGTGATGCGCCTCTTGCTGCAGGCGGGAATGCTGCATGGGGATTGCCTCACCATTACAGGAAAGACATTGGCGGAGAATCTGGCGGACTGGCCTGATCTGAAGGAAGGACAGCAGGTAATCCGCCCGCTCGATAACCCATACCGTGAGACAGGGCATCTCGTGATCCTGCGAGGGAACCTAGCACCGGAGGGAGCCGTTGTGAAGATGTCCGGTATCCAAGCGGAGCGCTTCCAAGGTCCGGCACGGGTGTTTGATACGGAAGAGGCGGCAACGGACGCCTTGATGAAGGATGAGATCAAGCCCGGTGATGTGATCATCATCCGTTATGCGGGCCCGAAGGGCGGTCCCGGTATGCCGGAGATGCTCGCGATCACGGCCATTGTGATCGGCAAAGGGCTGAACGGCAAAGTCGCTCTGCTCACCGACGGCCGTTTCTCAGGCGGTTCTCACGGATTCGTTGTTGGGCATATCTCACCCGAAGCGCAGGTCGGAGGCCCCATCGCCTTGGTTCAAGACGGTGATCTGGTGACGGTCGACAGTGTCATGCAGGAGATCCAGCTCCATGTCTCCGACGAAGAACTGGAGAGACGCCGCCGGAGCTGGCAAGCGCCGCCGCTTCGCTATCAGAAAGGCGTATTATACAAATACGCCAAGTTGGTCTCCTCTGCATCTCAAGGAGCCGTAACCGATCTATAA
- a CDS encoding cupin domain-containing protein — translation MELKQLAHYREYSEERLTKRVIYKHEHHAVFVLNFMPGQELPSHQHPGSSLFVLVLEGEGDVVVDGEVTKVKKDDCLLVEGEEFFSFRNTGSEPVSLYVVLTKIPSEQYAQDV, via the coding sequence GTGGAATTAAAACAATTAGCTCATTATCGCGAGTATTCTGAGGAACGTCTGACCAAACGAGTGATCTATAAGCATGAACACCATGCTGTTTTCGTCTTAAACTTCATGCCTGGACAGGAACTGCCAAGCCATCAACATCCAGGATCGTCGCTGTTTGTCCTAGTTTTGGAAGGCGAGGGAGATGTTGTTGTCGATGGTGAGGTCACGAAGGTGAAGAAGGATGATTGTCTCCTCGTTGAAGGTGAAGAGTTCTTCTCCTTCCGCAATACCGGAAGTGAACCGGTCAGCCTGTATGTTGTGCTGACGAAGATTCCCAGCGAACAATATGCACAAGACGTATAA
- a CDS encoding metal-dependent hydrolase, giving the protein MQIVYHGHSCVQISDGEQSLIIDPFLSGNPLSVTRVEDIKVQHVLLTHAHQDHILDAAAIAKANDATVVATFELANYMSWQGAKTLEVNLGGKVNLGSAEVRFVQAFHSSGIILEDEKQIMYGGMPGGYIIHWNGKTIYHAGDTALFYDMKMFGERFQIDLACLPIGDNFTMGPEDAILAAEWLRAKSVLPIHYNTFPPIKQDADAFVQRLEEKGVKGIALKPGESYELS; this is encoded by the coding sequence ATGCAAATCGTATATCACGGACATTCCTGTGTACAGATCAGCGACGGGGAGCAGTCCCTGATCATCGATCCTTTTCTTTCGGGCAATCCACTCAGTGTGACACGAGTCGAAGATATTAAAGTACAACATGTGCTGCTGACTCACGCTCATCAGGATCATATCCTGGATGCTGCAGCGATCGCCAAAGCCAATGATGCAACGGTTGTTGCTACTTTCGAACTGGCGAATTATATGAGCTGGCAGGGCGCTAAGACCCTCGAAGTGAACTTAGGCGGCAAGGTGAATCTGGGCAGCGCCGAAGTCCGCTTCGTACAAGCTTTTCACAGTTCAGGCATCATTTTAGAAGATGAGAAGCAGATCATGTACGGCGGGATGCCCGGCGGTTATATCATTCATTGGAATGGCAAGACAATCTACCATGCCGGGGATACAGCGCTGTTCTATGATATGAAGATGTTCGGTGAACGCTTCCAGATCGATCTCGCTTGCCTGCCGATCGGGGATAACTTTACGATGGGACCGGAAGATGCCATCCTGGCCGCAGAGTGGCTGCGTGCGAAGAGCGTTTTGCCGATTCATTACAATACATTCCCGCCGATTAAGCAAGATGCAGATGCTTTCGTACAACGCCTTGAAGAGAAGGGCGTGAAAGGAATCGCGTTGAAGCCGGGCGAGAGTTATGAGTTGTCTTAA
- the cysI gene encoding assimilatory sulfite reductase (NADPH) hemoprotein subunit: MTNEIIKKMQEIDGPPSDVEELKLRSRYLRGTLEESLQDPITGSVPEMDNRLMKFHGSYMQDDRDLRNEREKQKLEPAYQFMVRIRAPGGVVTPQQWLAIDEIAAKYAGDTIRLTTRQAVQLHGILKWNLKTVFKEINAALLSTIAACGDVNRNVMCNPNPYQSEVHEEVYQWAVRISDHLTPRTNAYHEIFLDGEKVYDSRGEDFEEEPIYGKVYLPRKFKIGIAVPPNNDVDVYSQDIGLIAIVEDGKLQGFNIAVGGGMGMTYGDPQTYPQLARVVGFCKPEQVVDVTEKIVTIQRDYGNRSVRKYARFKYTIDRRGGVEWFLEELHNRLGYKLEEARTFKFEHNGDRYGWVKGTNDRWHLTLYIENGRISDWEDYKLKTALREIAKIHTGDFRWTPNQNLLIGNVTSENKPAIEEIVERYQLSAGDRHSALRRNAMACVALPTCGLAMAEAERYMPGLLDKLEKILDDLGLGEEEIIIRMTGCPNGCARPYLGEIGFTGKAPGRYNLYLGASFTGDRLNQMYRENITEQEILDTLTPILKHYAEEREPGERFGDFAVRKGYVKAVYDGREFHQTVSV; encoded by the coding sequence ATGACCAATGAGATTATCAAAAAAATGCAAGAAATCGACGGACCTCCAAGCGATGTGGAGGAGCTGAAGCTGCGCAGCCGCTACCTGCGGGGGACGCTTGAGGAATCTCTGCAGGATCCGATCACCGGCTCGGTGCCGGAGATGGATAACCGGCTGATGAAATTCCACGGCAGCTACATGCAGGATGATCGCGACCTGCGCAATGAGCGGGAGAAACAAAAGCTGGAGCCGGCTTATCAGTTCATGGTTCGCATCCGGGCTCCCGGCGGTGTAGTGACGCCGCAGCAATGGCTTGCAATCGATGAGATCGCAGCGAAGTATGCGGGTGATACGATCCGCTTGACTACCAGGCAGGCGGTGCAGCTGCACGGTATCTTGAAGTGGAACCTCAAGACTGTCTTCAAGGAGATCAATGCCGCTCTGCTCTCTACGATTGCTGCCTGCGGCGATGTCAACCGGAATGTCATGTGCAATCCGAACCCTTACCAATCGGAGGTCCATGAAGAGGTCTATCAATGGGCTGTGCGAATCAGCGATCATCTGACGCCGAGAACGAATGCCTACCATGAGATCTTCCTCGACGGGGAGAAGGTCTATGACAGCAGAGGAGAGGATTTCGAGGAAGAGCCGATCTACGGCAAAGTCTACCTGCCTCGTAAGTTTAAGATCGGGATCGCCGTGCCGCCTAACAATGATGTCGACGTCTATTCGCAGGATATCGGCTTGATCGCGATCGTCGAGGACGGGAAGCTGCAAGGGTTCAACATCGCCGTCGGCGGCGGAATGGGCATGACCTATGGGGATCCACAGACCTATCCGCAGCTGGCGCGGGTCGTCGGCTTCTGCAAACCTGAGCAGGTAGTGGATGTGACGGAGAAGATCGTCACGATCCAGCGCGACTACGGCAACCGTTCGGTGCGTAAGTATGCGAGGTTTAAGTATACGATCGACCGCCGCGGCGGTGTCGAGTGGTTCCTCGAAGAACTGCACAATCGGCTTGGATATAAGCTGGAAGAAGCCAGAACGTTCAAATTCGAACACAATGGCGATCGCTACGGTTGGGTCAAAGGGACAAACGACAGATGGCATCTTACCCTCTACATCGAGAACGGACGCATCAGTGATTGGGAAGATTACAAGCTGAAAACCGCTTTGCGGGAGATCGCCAAGATCCATACAGGGGATTTCCGATGGACGCCGAATCAGAACCTGCTGATTGGCAATGTGACCAGCGAGAATAAGCCGGCGATTGAAGAGATCGTCGAGCGCTATCAGCTGTCTGCAGGCGATCGCCATTCCGCATTGCGCCGCAACGCGATGGCCTGCGTGGCGCTGCCAACTTGCGGACTGGCGATGGCGGAAGCGGAGCGATATATGCCTGGCCTGTTAGATAAATTGGAGAAGATCTTGGACGATCTTGGCTTAGGCGAAGAGGAGATCATCATCCGTATGACCGGCTGCCCGAATGGCTGCGCTCGTCCATATCTGGGCGAGATCGGCTTCACAGGCAAGGCGCCCGGCAGATACAACCTCTATCTCGGAGCCAGCTTTACAGGGGATCGCTTGAATCAGATGTATCGCGAGAACATCACCGAGCAGGAGATCCTCGACACCCTAACTCCGATCCTTAAACACTATGCGGAGGAGCGCGAACCCGGCGAACGTTTTGGCGACTTCGCCGTACGCAAGGGCTATGTCAAAGCCGTTTATGACGGCCGGGAGTTCCATCAAACCGTCTCCGTATAA
- a CDS encoding assimilatory sulfite reductase (NADPH) flavoprotein subunit: MLLQETNSPFNQEQVQLLNKLLPTLSDSQRIWLSGYLAAGAVHATTGTQSGAVPAAASAVQPAAVSKDVTILFGSQTGNSENLAKQLARKLEDQQYQVTLSSMRDFKPNNLKKVQNLLIIVSTHGEGEPPDNAMSFYEFLHSKRAPKLDGVNYAVLSLGDTSYEFFCQTGKDFDKRLEELGAVRLCPRVDCDLDFDEPAAKWMGDVIAKLNEKVNAAQAAPSVEVGSSGGAAAEPQVEYSRTNPFMAEVIENINLNGRGSDLETRHLVLSLEGSNLQYEPGDCVGIFPENDPELVDTLIQKLNWNPEELVTVNKEGEQRPVREALLRNFELTILSRKMLEQAAAFTTDERLQRLLAKENSAELREYTKGRDVIDLVTDFGPWNVSPQDFVPLLRKMPARLYSIASSCKANPDEVTLVIRAVRYESHGRLRKGVCSTYVAERLEPGDKVPIYVHHNPNFKLPADSGAPIIMVGPGTGVAPFRSFIEEREELGITGKSWLFYGDRRFRTDFLYQTDWQRWLNNGVLERMDVAFSRDSDQKVYVQNRMMERSRDLFEWLEQGAYFYVCGDKQHMAKDVEETLLTIIEKEGGMDQEKAKAYLDEMKKANRYQRDVY; this comes from the coding sequence TTGCTGCTCCAGGAGACTAACAGCCCATTCAATCAAGAGCAAGTCCAACTATTAAACAAACTTCTTCCTACCCTGTCAGACAGTCAGCGAATCTGGTTAAGCGGCTATCTGGCTGCAGGTGCAGTGCATGCAACGACCGGAACACAGTCGGGGGCTGTGCCAGCCGCAGCGTCCGCGGTTCAGCCGGCAGCCGTATCGAAGGATGTCACCATCCTGTTCGGTTCGCAGACCGGCAACAGCGAGAATCTTGCGAAACAGCTGGCCCGCAAACTGGAGGATCAGCAGTATCAGGTGACGCTGAGTTCGATGCGCGACTTTAAGCCGAACAACTTGAAGAAGGTCCAGAACCTGCTGATCATCGTCAGTACGCATGGCGAAGGAGAACCGCCGGATAATGCGATGTCCTTCTATGAATTCCTGCACAGCAAGCGCGCACCCAAACTTGACGGTGTGAACTATGCGGTGCTGTCGTTGGGGGACACATCCTACGAATTCTTCTGCCAGACGGGCAAGGATTTCGACAAACGTCTGGAAGAACTCGGTGCCGTTCGCCTCTGCCCGCGGGTAGACTGTGATCTGGACTTTGATGAACCGGCGGCGAAGTGGATGGGGGATGTGATCGCCAAGCTGAATGAGAAGGTAAACGCAGCGCAAGCGGCTCCATCCGTTGAAGTTGGATCATCAGGCGGTGCTGCAGCTGAGCCGCAAGTGGAATACTCGCGGACCAATCCATTCATGGCGGAAGTTATCGAGAATATCAATCTGAATGGACGCGGCTCCGATCTGGAGACAAGGCATCTGGTTCTATCGCTGGAAGGTTCGAACCTGCAATACGAACCAGGGGATTGCGTCGGGATCTTCCCGGAGAACGATCCTGAATTAGTGGATACGCTGATTCAGAAGTTGAACTGGAATCCTGAGGAACTCGTCACAGTGAACAAAGAAGGCGAGCAGCGACCAGTACGGGAAGCCTTGCTCCGTAATTTCGAATTGACGATTCTGTCCAGAAAGATGTTAGAACAGGCAGCGGCTTTTACGACGGACGAACGCCTGCAGCGCCTGCTTGCCAAAGAGAATTCGGCTGAGCTGCGGGAGTACACCAAGGGAAGAGATGTCATCGACTTGGTGACGGATTTTGGTCCTTGGAATGTTTCACCGCAGGACTTCGTGCCGCTTCTGCGGAAAATGCCGGCACGGCTGTATTCGATCGCAAGCAGCTGCAAGGCGAACCCGGATGAAGTGACCCTGGTGATTCGAGCTGTAAGATATGAATCCCATGGCCGATTGCGCAAGGGCGTATGCTCCACTTACGTTGCTGAACGGCTAGAGCCAGGCGACAAGGTGCCGATCTACGTCCACCACAATCCGAATTTCAAACTGCCGGCCGATTCGGGTGCGCCGATCATCATGGTTGGTCCGGGAACCGGTGTAGCGCCTTTCCGTTCCTTCATCGAGGAAAGAGAGGAGCTGGGCATCACAGGCAAGTCTTGGCTGTTCTACGGCGATCGCCGCTTCCGAACGGATTTCCTCTATCAAACGGATTGGCAGCGCTGGCTGAATAACGGCGTACTTGAACGCATGGATGTCGCATTCTCGCGCGACAGCGACCAGAAGGTCTACGTGCAGAATCGGATGATGGAGAGAAGCCGCGATCTGTTCGAGTGGCTCGAACAGGGTGCTTATTTCTATGTCTGCGGTGATAAGCAGCATATGGCCAAGGATGTCGAAGAGACACTCCTTACGATCATCGAGAAGGAAGGCGGCATGGACCAGGAGAAGGCGAAGGCGTATCTCGATGAGATGAAGAAGGCCAATCGTTATCAAAGGGATGTGTATTAA
- a CDS encoding ribonuclease H-like domain-containing protein has protein sequence MSALRDRLRRLTKSESRKTHDEERDQPARSGEVQGGGAADADGYDAEQIAWKRIDAEIWHSEGGAFIRRARRYGLDHRHGLCRLGELRQLDEHLAALSTAGKQPLHPQEVLFFDTETTGLGIGAGNVPFMIGYGFLDDEAFVVEQLFIRSPAEEYDALAYFRKVLERFSYIVTYNGRAFDWSVLMNRFVLHRLPPAAPAQIDLLYPARSLWKHELPSCRLSIVEGQRLGYHRGADLPGSEAPVRYMQYLSSRHVSDVEEVFTHNERDILSLAALAVHFQRLLTQAIGDLQLGAEEVVRLSAWLDKLGMRRRAQEVLAAGVSSKRMGRQQLLDAAALYKRWHEHDKAAALWRLYIQRSAGMLHAWEPLIELAMYYEHRARDLETALHCTLRARRLVERRLALERGRRTDRELLQQIDHRLARLQRKLKRPEQEVIRFH, from the coding sequence ATGAGCGCACTGAGGGATCGGCTGCGCAGGCTGACCAAGTCGGAGAGCCGGAAAACGCACGATGAAGAGCGGGATCAGCCGGCGCGCAGCGGAGAAGTACAAGGGGGCGGTGCAGCTGATGCTGATGGATACGACGCTGAGCAGATTGCTTGGAAACGGATCGATGCGGAGATCTGGCACAGCGAGGGTGGGGCATTCATTCGCAGGGCGAGACGCTATGGCTTGGATCATAGGCATGGTCTCTGTCGTCTAGGCGAACTTAGGCAGCTCGATGAACATTTGGCTGCCTTAAGTACAGCGGGCAAACAGCCGTTACACCCGCAGGAAGTGCTGTTCTTCGATACCGAAACGACCGGGCTCGGGATCGGTGCGGGGAACGTTCCCTTTATGATCGGATACGGCTTCCTTGACGATGAAGCATTCGTCGTTGAGCAGTTGTTCATACGCAGTCCAGCTGAGGAATATGATGCATTAGCTTACTTTCGCAAGGTACTGGAGCGCTTCAGTTACATCGTTACATACAACGGACGCGCCTTCGACTGGTCCGTGTTGATGAATCGCTTCGTGCTTCACCGCCTGCCGCCGGCGGCACCGGCCCAGATCGATCTGCTCTACCCCGCGCGCAGCTTATGGAAGCATGAACTGCCCTCGTGCCGTTTGAGCATCGTAGAGGGGCAGCGGCTGGGTTATCATCGCGGCGCTGATCTCCCGGGGTCCGAGGCCCCCGTCCGGTATATGCAGTACTTGAGTTCCCGCCATGTCAGCGATGTTGAAGAGGTATTCACGCACAATGAACGGGACATTCTATCCCTGGCAGCGCTGGCTGTTCATTTCCAGCGGCTGCTGACGCAGGCTATAGGCGATCTTCAGCTTGGTGCAGAGGAAGTTGTCCGGCTGTCTGCTTGGCTGGACAAGTTAGGGATGCGGCGGCGGGCGCAGGAAGTGCTGGCGGCAGGGGTAAGCAGCAAGAGGATGGGGCGGCAGCAGCTCCTGGATGCTGCTGCACTGTACAAACGCTGGCATGAACATGATAAGGCTGCTGCCCTGTGGCGTCTCTATATCCAGCGTTCCGCAGGAATGCTCCATGCTTGGGAGCCGTTGATCGAGCTTGCGATGTATTACGAACATCGGGCGAGGGATCTCGAAACTGCCCTGCATTGCACCTTGCGCGCCCGCAGGCTGGTCGAGCGGCGTCTCGCCTTGGAACGGGGCCGGCGGACGGATCGGGAACTGCTGCAGCAGATCGATCATCGACTGGCTCGCTTGCAGCGCAAACTCAAAAGGCCGGAGCAAGAAGTTATCCGATTTCACTAG